Proteins encoded by one window of Flavobacterium sp. N502540:
- a CDS encoding ABC transporter ATP-binding protein, with protein sequence MITIENLTKVFRTEEVETAALSGINLTIKKGDFLTIMGPSGCGKSTLLNIVGLLDSASKGSYKLLDQEMIGLKEKGRANVRKENIGFIFQNFNLIDELSVYDNIELPLIYNNVKASERKQKIEAIAEKLNISHRLKHFPQQLSGGQQQRVAVARALVNDPKIILADEPTGNLDSKNGNEVMELLTDLHAKGATILMVTHSDYDASFSQRTIHMKDGVVFSEKFNQRNVDVFMDAK encoded by the coding sequence ATGATAACTATTGAAAATTTAACCAAAGTTTTTAGAACAGAAGAAGTAGAAACAGCGGCTTTAAGCGGAATTAATTTAACCATTAAAAAAGGAGATTTTTTAACTATTATGGGACCTTCGGGCTGCGGAAAGTCGACTTTATTAAATATAGTAGGATTGCTGGACAGTGCCTCTAAGGGAAGTTATAAATTATTAGATCAGGAAATGATTGGCTTAAAAGAGAAAGGAAGAGCAAATGTACGCAAAGAAAACATTGGTTTTATTTTTCAGAATTTTAACCTGATCGACGAACTTTCGGTTTATGACAATATCGAATTGCCTTTGATCTACAACAATGTAAAGGCATCTGAAAGAAAACAAAAAATCGAAGCTATTGCTGAGAAACTGAATATCTCTCACCGCCTTAAACATTTCCCACAACAACTTTCGGGAGGACAACAGCAAAGAGTTGCCGTTGCAAGAGCTTTGGTAAACGATCCTAAAATTATTCTGGCTGATGAGCCAACCGGAAATTTAGATAGTAAAAATGGTAATGAAGTAATGGAACTCTTAACCGATTTACATGCTAAAGGAGCTACCATTTTGATGGTTACCCACTCTGATTATGACGCTTCGTTTTCGCAAAGAACGATCCATATGAAAGATGGTGTAGTATTCTCTGAAAAATTCAATCAACGAAATGTTGATGTTTTTATGGACGCTAAATAA
- a CDS encoding ABC transporter permease: MISNWFKIFIYHLKQNKLFSFLNILGLSIGIAGVIFAILYWNNENAYDQWNPEKENVYQVFNKIGATGDIWASSSIPFGRTCSATIPEIESICFFNSWYGNDMIKYQGQKFFHKKITVSDNGFFDMFPLPIIKGAKTNILKEKNSVAISEETAKLLFKNADPIGKSITYYDINYTVKSVYKIISPSAFEPNYVFSGVTRGGDEQSWGNFNYGLMIKVKKGTDIATVLKKMQNVDYVNRTLKDAKESGQTPEQYLKENGQTTVILDKLSDTRLHGTKSSQGSNLPEGKGNLQLLYIMVGLSILILILSLVNYINLATASAIKRAKEVGVRKIVGATKKQIILQFIFETAIIVVLAILFALAIVELSLPYYNTFLKKSLTMNGSEFYLQLIFMFGLVIVLAGIFPAIYISNFETLKVLKGNFSRSKSGTWIRNSMLIFQFGIAAFFIIGALIVNSQVSYMMNKDLGFSGDQVIKIPFNYQERDKKLLKYQTTRQELLKMSGIVDVSTFAGSFGNSTNSSSGFTHNSIFVQPRNVEMDFGFLDMMKIKIVQGRDLSPKFASDTIDNWLVNETLVKTLGLKKPINTVVTSGWGNEKGNIKFKIVGVVKDFHITGLQDKVPPMVFINLKTLKWNNFDNIYVKVSPNNLTETLSKLDKFWTKNINQDYPFEYEFVNKGFAKTYQEQVKQKNLFFILNLVVIIIAIFGLFALASFSMERRLKEIAIRKTLGAETNLLLKELSKQYVIFCLTGFVIGIVPAYFLLQKWLEDFAFRIEISFIPFCVALLSLLFLTLLIVLTKAYQVTKIDVLKYLKYE, translated from the coding sequence ATGATTTCTAACTGGTTTAAAATATTTATCTATCATTTGAAACAAAACAAATTGTTTTCGTTTTTAAATATCCTGGGATTAAGCATTGGGATCGCGGGAGTGATTTTCGCCATTCTATATTGGAATAACGAAAATGCCTACGATCAATGGAATCCCGAAAAAGAGAACGTTTATCAGGTTTTTAATAAAATTGGAGCAACGGGAGACATTTGGGCCTCGAGCAGTATCCCTTTCGGAAGAACCTGCAGCGCTACCATTCCGGAAATCGAATCAATCTGTTTTTTCAATTCCTGGTATGGCAATGATATGATCAAATATCAGGGACAAAAATTCTTCCATAAAAAGATTACTGTTTCGGATAATGGTTTTTTTGACATGTTTCCGCTGCCTATCATAAAGGGAGCTAAAACCAATATCCTGAAAGAAAAAAATAGTGTGGCGATATCAGAGGAAACTGCAAAGTTACTTTTTAAGAATGCAGATCCTATTGGTAAATCCATCACTTATTATGATATAAATTATACCGTAAAATCGGTCTACAAAATCATAAGCCCTTCCGCTTTTGAACCTAATTATGTTTTTAGCGGAGTTACCCGTGGAGGCGACGAGCAAAGTTGGGGTAACTTTAATTACGGTTTAATGATTAAAGTTAAAAAAGGAACTGATATTGCAACTGTTTTAAAGAAAATGCAAAATGTAGATTACGTTAACCGAACTTTGAAAGATGCAAAAGAGAGCGGACAAACTCCGGAACAGTATTTAAAAGAAAATGGACAGACAACTGTAATATTAGATAAATTAAGCGATACCCGTCTGCACGGTACAAAATCGTCACAAGGATCAAATCTTCCGGAGGGAAAAGGTAATTTGCAATTGCTTTATATCATGGTTGGTCTTTCTATTTTGATTCTGATTCTTTCACTGGTAAACTACATCAATTTAGCAACGGCTTCGGCAATAAAACGTGCTAAAGAAGTTGGCGTTCGTAAAATTGTAGGAGCTACTAAAAAGCAAATTATTCTTCAGTTTATTTTCGAGACAGCTATAATAGTAGTTTTGGCAATTCTTTTTGCCCTTGCAATTGTAGAGCTTTCACTACCCTACTATAATACTTTCCTGAAAAAATCTTTGACTATGAATGGCAGCGAATTTTACCTGCAGCTTATTTTTATGTTCGGATTAGTAATCGTTCTTGCAGGCATTTTTCCTGCCATTTATATCTCGAATTTTGAAACGCTAAAAGTTTTGAAAGGAAACTTCTCGAGAAGTAAAAGCGGCACCTGGATTCGAAATTCAATGCTTATTTTTCAATTTGGTATTGCTGCTTTTTTCATCATAGGTGCTTTAATTGTAAATTCTCAGGTGAGTTATATGATGAATAAAGACCTTGGTTTTAGCGGAGATCAGGTTATTAAAATTCCTTTTAATTATCAGGAACGTGACAAAAAATTACTCAAGTATCAAACCACCAGACAGGAACTTTTAAAAATGTCAGGTATTGTAGATGTATCCACCTTTGCGGGTTCTTTTGGAAATAGTACTAATTCCAGTTCAGGATTTACCCACAACAGTATTTTTGTACAGCCCCGAAATGTCGAAATGGATTTTGGTTTTCTGGATATGATGAAAATCAAAATTGTTCAGGGAAGAGACTTATCTCCGAAATTTGCTTCAGATACCATAGACAACTGGCTGGTCAACGAAACTCTCGTTAAAACATTAGGCCTTAAAAAACCTATCAATACAGTAGTAACATCAGGTTGGGGAAATGAAAAGGGCAATATAAAATTTAAAATTGTTGGTGTTGTAAAAGATTTTCATATCACAGGTTTACAGGACAAAGTACCCCCAATGGTTTTTATCAATCTTAAAACTCTAAAGTGGAATAATTTTGACAATATTTATGTAAAAGTTTCCCCAAATAACTTAACCGAAACATTATCAAAACTAGACAAATTCTGGACAAAAAACATCAATCAGGATTATCCTTTTGAATATGAATTTGTCAATAAAGGTTTTGCCAAAACGTATCAGGAACAGGTAAAACAGAAAAATCTGTTTTTCATTCTAAATCTTGTGGTAATCATTATCGCCATTTTCGGATTGTTTGCTTTGGCTTCTTTTTCAATGGAGCGAAGACTAAAAGAAATTGCAATTAGAAAAACATTAGGAGCAGAAACAAATCTCTTACTGAAAGAACTGTCAAAACAGTATGTGATCTTCTGCCTAACGGGATTTGTGATCGGAATTGTTCCAGCGTACTTTTTATTACAAAAATGGCTTGAAGATTTTGCTTTCCGCATCGAAATTTCATTTATCCCGTTTTGTGTTGCTTTACTCTCTTTATTGTTTCTAACCCTGCTGATTGTTCTAACCAAAGCCTATCAGGTGACTAAAATAGATGTTTTGAAATATTTAAAATACGAATAG
- a CDS encoding ABC transporter ATP-binding protein, giving the protein MITIQNLTKVFRTEEVETAALSGISLAIKKGDFLTIMGPSGCGKSTLLNIIGLLDSASGGSYKLLDQEMIGLKEKGRANVRKENIGFIFQNFNLIDELSVYDNIELPLIYNNVKASERKQKIEAIAEKLNISHRLKHFPQQLSGGQQQRVAVARALVNDPKIILADEPTGNLDSKNGNEVMELLTDLHAKGATILMVTHSDYDASFSQRTIHMKDGVVFSEKFNQRNVDVFMDAK; this is encoded by the coding sequence ATGATAACAATTCAAAACCTAACCAAAGTTTTCAGAACGGAAGAAGTAGAAACAGCAGCTTTAAGCGGGATTTCTTTAGCGATTAAAAAAGGGGATTTTTTAACCATTATGGGACCTTCAGGCTGTGGAAAATCGACTTTACTTAATATCATAGGTCTTCTGGACAGCGCTTCAGGCGGAAGTTACAAGTTATTGGATCAGGAAATGATTGGTTTAAAAGAGAAAGGGAGAGCAAATGTACGCAAAGAAAACATTGGCTTTATTTTCCAGAACTTTAACCTGATCGACGAACTTTCGGTTTACGACAATATTGAATTGCCTTTGATCTACAACAATGTAAAAGCATCTGAGAGAAAACAAAAAATCGAAGCTATTGCTGAGAAACTGAATATCTCTCACCGCCTTAAACATTTCCCACAACAACTTTCGGGGGGACAACAGCAAAGGGTTGCCGTTGCAAGAGCTTTGGTAAACGATCCTAAAATTATTCTGGCCGATGAACCGACCGGAAATTTAGATAGTAAAAACGGTAATGAGGTAATGGAACTCTTAACCGATTTACATGCTAAAGGAGCTACCATTTTAATGGTTACCCACTCTGATTATGATGCTTCGTTCTCGCAAAGAACGATCCATATGAAGGATGGTGTGGTATTCTCTGAAAAATTCAATCAACGAAATGTTGATGTTTTTATGGACGCTAAATAA
- a CDS encoding efflux RND transporter periplasmic adaptor subunit, with product MDKIIPRKNRKFRYLTIAIGVFLVLATIVFFSFNTKRSFNVKADELSVQKVEKAFFEDFVVFQAKVEPLNVMLVNVTEGGSVKEIFVENGAMVTKGQPLARLFNPNTELNYLTQETAIIEQINNLNTGKLNIRNQELNLTKDLVLIEHDYNDAKRLYDVNAKLFEKDVISRNDWNNFKESLRFQDERKRTIQQSIQKEKQTNQVQISQINRSIQTMEKSLDILRNNKKNFLITAPESGRLTSFQPVLGKTFQAGESIGKIDSKQGYKLAADVDEFYLEKIREGLKGQVEFQGKNLEVLVTKVIPEVKNGHFRVELAFISKENITLQDGLGFGVKLILSEKNKTLVVSKGSFNQEAAGKWIFVVKGNKAERRNIKLGRENPSYYEVLEGLKEGESVITSSYTDYKDIEELSISSQ from the coding sequence ATGGACAAGATAATTCCTCGTAAAAATAGAAAATTTAGATATCTCACAATAGCAATTGGAGTTTTTTTAGTTTTGGCAACAATTGTATTTTTCTCGTTTAACACCAAAAGAAGTTTTAATGTAAAAGCAGATGAACTAAGTGTTCAGAAAGTAGAAAAAGCTTTCTTTGAAGATTTTGTTGTTTTTCAGGCCAAAGTGGAACCTCTTAACGTAATGCTTGTGAATGTTACCGAAGGCGGATCTGTAAAAGAGATTTTTGTTGAAAATGGCGCAATGGTTACCAAAGGTCAGCCCTTAGCGCGTTTGTTCAATCCGAACACAGAACTGAATTATCTGACTCAGGAAACCGCTATTATCGAGCAAATCAATAATTTGAACACCGGAAAACTGAACATCAGAAATCAGGAGCTGAACTTAACCAAAGATCTGGTTTTAATCGAACACGATTATAATGACGCCAAAAGGTTGTATGACGTGAACGCGAAATTGTTTGAAAAAGATGTGATTTCGAGAAATGACTGGAATAATTTTAAAGAAAGTCTGCGTTTTCAGGACGAGCGTAAAAGAACGATCCAACAAAGTATTCAAAAAGAAAAACAAACCAATCAGGTTCAAATTTCTCAAATCAACCGTTCGATTCAGACTATGGAGAAAAGTCTGGATATTTTAAGAAACAATAAAAAGAACTTCTTAATTACAGCACCGGAATCGGGGAGATTAACTTCTTTTCAACCTGTGTTGGGAAAAACGTTTCAGGCAGGTGAAAGTATCGGAAAAATAGATTCTAAGCAAGGCTACAAATTAGCAGCCGATGTAGATGAATTTTATTTGGAAAAAATACGCGAAGGTTTGAAGGGCCAGGTAGAATTTCAAGGAAAAAATCTGGAAGTTTTGGTTACAAAAGTAATTCCGGAGGTAAAAAACGGACACTTTAGAGTGGAGCTGGCTTTTATATCCAAAGAAAATATCACTTTACAAGACGGTCTTGGTTTTGGTGTAAAACTGATTCTCTCCGAAAAGAACAAGACACTTGTGGTTTCAAAAGGAAGTTTCAATCAGGAGGCAGCAGGAAAATGGATTTTCGTAGTAAAGGGAAATAAAGCAGAAAGAAGAAATATAAAACTAGGCAGAGAAAACCCATCGTACTATGAAGTTCTCGAAGGTTTAAAAGAAGGAGAATCGGTCATTACTTCATCCTACACCGATTATAAAGACATTGAAGAATTATCGATTAGTTCTCAGTAG
- a CDS encoding sigma-54-dependent transcriptional regulator: MRKKQAHILIVDDQEEILFSAKMILKKHFETIFTTNSPKKIISILNENEINVVLLDMNYRIGFEDGREGIHWLKEIKTLSPQTIVILMTAFGKIDTAVEGIKIGAFDYILKPWNNEKLLEIIDKAVLESRKNGKKEIVEKPVKSYFTGTSPKIKQAYGIAERVAKTAANVLILGENGTGKYVFAEFIHLNSERKEQPFVHVDLGSLSDNLFESELFGYAKGAFTDAKTDTAGRFEAASGGTIFLDEIGNIPLHLQSKLLHVLQTKTVTRLGESKARPLNVRIIAATNADIKAEVKNKTFREDLLYRINTMEIHLPSLRERKDDIIPMANFILDKIAEKYNQENWCFDDNVGPYLEKYPWKGNIRELENKIERALILADDRTISLTNLDILDFEEFHENDENPLSEMEKSAIEKTLFKNNGNISKTAEELGLSRAALYRRIEKYDLRNI, encoded by the coding sequence ATGCGAAAGAAACAAGCTCATATTTTAATCGTCGACGATCAGGAAGAAATTCTTTTTTCGGCAAAAATGATTCTCAAAAAACATTTTGAAACCATTTTTACGACCAACAGCCCTAAAAAAATCATCTCTATTTTAAACGAAAATGAAATAAATGTGGTTTTGTTGGACATGAACTATCGAATTGGTTTTGAAGATGGGCGTGAAGGAATTCATTGGTTGAAGGAAATTAAAACACTTTCGCCACAAACAATTGTGATTTTAATGACTGCTTTTGGTAAGATTGACACTGCGGTTGAAGGAATCAAAATCGGAGCATTTGATTATATTTTGAAACCCTGGAACAACGAAAAACTACTGGAAATTATTGATAAAGCTGTATTAGAGAGCCGAAAGAATGGTAAGAAAGAAATAGTAGAAAAACCAGTCAAAAGTTATTTTACAGGAACTTCTCCTAAAATTAAGCAGGCTTACGGTATTGCCGAAAGAGTTGCCAAAACAGCTGCTAACGTTTTGATTTTAGGTGAAAATGGAACCGGAAAATATGTTTTTGCCGAGTTCATCCATCTGAATTCAGAGCGAAAAGAGCAGCCTTTTGTACATGTCGATCTGGGGTCGCTGAGTGATAATTTGTTTGAAAGTGAACTTTTTGGATATGCCAAGGGGGCTTTTACAGATGCTAAAACAGATACTGCGGGAAGATTTGAAGCGGCTTCGGGTGGTACGATCTTTCTGGATGAAATAGGGAATATTCCGTTACATCTGCAATCCAAACTGTTACATGTTTTACAAACCAAAACCGTAACCCGCTTGGGCGAAAGCAAAGCAAGACCGCTGAATGTAAGGATCATTGCGGCTACCAATGCCGATATAAAAGCAGAAGTAAAAAATAAAACTTTTAGGGAAGATTTACTGTACCGAATCAACACTATGGAGATTCATTTGCCTTCTTTGCGTGAGCGAAAAGACGATATTATCCCGATGGCTAATTTTATTTTGGATAAAATTGCTGAAAAATACAATCAGGAAAATTGGTGTTTTGACGACAATGTCGGACCCTATTTAGAAAAATATCCATGGAAAGGAAATATTCGGGAATTGGAAAATAAGATTGAGCGGGCTCTAATTTTAGCCGATGATCGTACTATTTCTTTAACCAATCTGGATATTTTGGATTTCGAAGAATTTCACGAAAACGACGAAAATCCACTGTCTGAAATGGAAAAAAGTGCCATCGAGAAAACATTGTTTAAGAATAATGGAAATATCAGCAAAACAGCCGAAGAACTTGGGCTTTCAAGGGCAGCTTTGTACAGAAGAATTGAAAAATACGATTTGAGAAACATCTAA